The Clupea harengus chromosome 5, Ch_v2.0.2, whole genome shotgun sequence genomic sequence GACACAAATGACCTGTAAGGCTTGTAGATTAAATCATGTGATTAAACAACTAAGGGCTCTATATCTGCCCATTTCAATACACAGTGATATGGAGTATTACAGACCCCTTTAATGTTATGTGCTCCAAAGAAGATGGGTGTCCATGCCCAGTTCAGAGCCAACTGCAGACCATAGAGTCCCAGAGGTACCACAGCATCTTCTGTGAAACCACCCAGTTCATTCCACACAAGGTAGGAGGCATACCTAATATACAAAGAAAATGTCACCTTTACATATCTTCAAACTATAACATCGTTTAAAATCACCATTACCATATATTGTAGCACAACTAATGCATTCACGTGTACTGATGTAATGTGTAAAGGCATGCACACCCCATGGTCGTGTAAAGTGTTGTCCACGCTATTGGGAAAGCTGCATTAGGAGGTCGCCAGGAAGGTCTGTTCAGTGTTGGATACCACGTCTTCACTTCTTTACGAGTGATAAAACCGCCATACAGCCCCCCTAGATGAGGCAGGGCTGTGAGACCCAACATTGGCATCCACATCCTATATCGACAGAGTCGCCATTACAAA encodes the following:
- the tspo gene encoding translocator protein — its product is MWMPMLGLTALPHLGGLYGGFITRKEVKTWYPTLNRPSWRPPNAAFPIAWTTLYTTMGYASYLVWNELGGFTEDAVVPLGLYGLQLALNWAWTPIFFGAHNIKGALIEIVMLTGTVGATMVSWYSINRTATLLMTPYLAWLCLATTLNYCIWRDNPKKKE